A stretch of the Aegilops tauschii subsp. strangulata cultivar AL8/78 chromosome 4, Aet v6.0, whole genome shotgun sequence genome encodes the following:
- the LOC109742399 gene encoding uncharacterized protein At1g28695 — translation MVIGQKNAEGSIQRSCLPRLLCAREQYSALLLFVAVAAVCLLVVVGSGTYALSSPADVGGEMEQRFFNIFPRQAAQAGASDDELEAALRGAADANRTLIVSVLNKAYAEEGGLLDLFIESLKQGEGTGHLIGHVLLVAMDEPAFRRCSGLGGVRCYLLPPAAATNSTNLSSEQLYMSGGFIRMMWRRIRLLGDILKHGYSFIFTDMDVMWLRNPFPSLNRTEEEDLLISTDGFKGRPEDYLGHELNTRFFFVAASNRTAAMFDEWHAAREASEGMKEQDVLNQMKQQGAFRRLGVRVRVLDTARFSGFCQDSQDARQVATVHANCCRTMRAKVADLKAVLGAAKQLNGTTGRLKWPRHSACLGSWRK, via the exons ATGGTGATCGGGCAAAAAAATGCGGAGGGTTCGATCCAACGGTCATGCCTACCCCGTCTGCTCTGCGCGCGGGAGCAGTACTCCGCATTGCTCCTTTTCGTGGCCGTGGCCGCCGTCTGCCTCCTCGTCGTGGTTGGCAGTGGCACATACGCGCTATCGTCTCCGGCCGACGTCGGCGGCGAGATGGAGCAGAGGTTCTTCAACATATTTCCTCGCCAAGCAGCG CAGGCCGGCGCCTCGGACGATGAACTGGAGGCGGCGCTGCGCGGCGCGGCCGACGCGAACAGGACGCTGATCGTGAGCGTGCTGAACAAGGCGTACGCCGAGGAGGGCGGCCTGCTGGACCTTTTCATCGAGAGCCTGAAGCAAGGGGAGGGCACCGGGCATCTCATCGGCCACGTCCTCCTTGTAGCCATGGACGAACCAGCCTTCCGCAGGTGCAGTGGCCTCGGCGGCGTCCGGTGCTACCTCCTTCCCCCGGCGGCCGCGACCAACAGCACCAACCTCTCCTCGGAGCAGCTCTACATGTCTGGCGGCTTCATACGCATGATGTGGCGGCGCATTCGCCTCCTCGGCGACATCCTCAAGCACGGCTACAGCTTCATATTCACC GATATGGATGTGATGTGGCTGAGGAACCCGTTCCCGAGCCTGAATCGCACCGAGGAGGAAGACCTCCTGATCAGCACCGACGGATTCAAGGGGCGGCCGGAGGACTACCTCGGCCACGAGCTCAACACGAGGTTCTTCTTCGTGGCCGCGAGCAACCGGACGGCGGCGATGTTCGACGAGTGGCACGCGGCACGGGAGGCGTCGGAAGGCATGAAGGAGCAGGACGTGCTAAACCAGATGAAGCAACAAGGCGCGTTCCGCCGGCTCGGCGTGAGGGTGCGCGTCCTGGACACGGCGCGCTTCAGCGGCTTCTGCCAGGACAGCCAGGACGcccggcaggtggccaccgtgCACGCCAACTGCTGCCGGACCATGCGGGCCAAGGTCGCCGACCTCAAGGCCGTTCTTGGCGCCGCCAAGCAGCTCAACGGGACGACGGGGCGGCTGAAATGGCCGCGTCATTCAGCCTGCTTGGGATCGTGGAGGAAGTGA